From one Caldichromatium japonicum genomic stretch:
- the rplO gene encoding 50S ribosomal protein L15 yields MRLNDLRPNPGSRPSRKRVGRGIGSGLGKTCGRGHKGQKARAGGFHKVGFEGGQMPLQRRLPKVGFRSPKAQIKAEVRLHELARISGDIVDLATLKAAGVINRGIKIAKIIASGQLHRALTIRGVGVTKGARVAIEAAGGRIED; encoded by the coding sequence ATGCGACTCAATGATTTGCGTCCAAATCCAGGCAGCCGCCCGTCGCGTAAGCGCGTTGGCCGCGGTATCGGCAGCGGTCTAGGTAAGACTTGTGGCCGCGGGCATAAAGGCCAGAAGGCACGTGCTGGTGGTTTCCATAAGGTGGGGTTTGAGGGCGGTCAGATGCCCTTGCAGCGGCGTTTGCCGAAGGTTGGCTTCCGTTCGCCCAAGGCCCAGATCAAGGCCGAGGTACGTCTGCATGAACTGGCGCGTATCTCGGGCGATATCGTCGATCTTGCGACGCTGAAGGCCGCTGGCGTGATCAATCGCGGGATCAAGATCGCCAAGATCATCGCCTCCGGTCAGTTGCATCGCGCCTTGACGATTCGCGGTGTCGGTGTCACCAAGGGTGCGCGCGTTGCGATCGAGGCGGCGGGCGGTCGGATCGAAGACTAA
- the rpmD gene encoding 50S ribosomal protein L30 has protein sequence MADKKMMKVKLVRSFHGRLKRHQACVRGLGLRRMHQVVEVEDTPCTRGMVNAVRYMVKIVEES, from the coding sequence ATGGCTGACAAAAAGATGATGAAGGTGAAACTGGTGCGCAGCTTTCACGGGCGTCTCAAGCGCCACCAGGCTTGTGTGCGCGGTTTGGGTCTGCGGCGCATGCATCAGGTGGTTGAGGTGGAGGATACGCCATGTACACGCGGTATGGTCAATGCCGTTCGTTACATGGTCAAGATCGTGGAGGAATCCTGA
- the secY gene encoding preprotein translocase subunit SecY, translated as MAKRTGSMAGALGNMGQLTELRQRLLFLVGALLVYRIGTFIPVPGVNPEALAILFEQNQGSILDMFNMFSGGALQRASLFALGVMPYISASIIVQLMTSVIPQLEQLKKEGEAGRRKITQYTRYGTVFLATFQAIGISLALQGQSAGGSALVVYSGIGFVFTATVSLVTGTMFLMWLGEQITERGIGNGISMIIFAGIVAGLPAAVGGTLELARTGEMNVLGVLALLTMAIAVTAFVVFVERGQRRITVNYARRQQGRRLMQAQSSHLPLKLNMAGVIPPIFASSIILFPGTLGQWFGSDENLRWIAEITATLSPGEPIYVLLYAAAIIFFCFFYTALVFNARETADNLKRSGAFIPGIRPGEQTARYIDGVMTRLTAAGAVYITAVCLLPEFLIVGYNVPFYFGGTSLLIVVVVVMDFMAQVQAHLMSHQYEGLMKKAYLKAPGGGLLR; from the coding sequence ATGGCTAAACGAACTGGATCCATGGCTGGGGCGCTCGGCAATATGGGGCAGTTGACCGAGCTGCGCCAACGTCTACTGTTTTTGGTTGGCGCCCTGCTGGTCTATCGAATCGGCACCTTCATCCCAGTGCCCGGCGTGAATCCAGAGGCGCTGGCCATCCTGTTTGAGCAAAATCAGGGTTCCATCTTGGACATGTTCAACATGTTCTCGGGGGGGGCACTGCAACGTGCAAGCCTGTTTGCCCTTGGAGTGATGCCCTATATCTCGGCCTCGATCATCGTGCAATTGATGACCTCAGTCATCCCCCAGCTTGAACAACTCAAAAAAGAAGGCGAGGCAGGACGTCGTAAGATCACCCAGTACACCCGTTATGGCACCGTGTTTCTGGCCACCTTCCAGGCGATTGGCATCTCACTCGCTCTCCAGGGGCAGAGCGCTGGTGGGTCGGCGCTGGTGGTGTACAGCGGGATCGGGTTCGTCTTCACCGCAACCGTCTCTCTGGTGACAGGGACCATGTTCTTGATGTGGCTTGGTGAACAGATCACCGAGCGTGGGATCGGCAATGGCATCTCGATGATCATCTTTGCCGGTATCGTGGCAGGCCTACCCGCAGCCGTGGGCGGGACGCTGGAGCTGGCGCGCACTGGCGAGATGAATGTCCTGGGGGTTTTGGCGCTATTGACCATGGCCATTGCGGTTACCGCCTTTGTGGTGTTTGTTGAGCGTGGTCAGCGGCGGATTACTGTCAACTATGCGCGCCGCCAGCAGGGTCGGCGGCTGATGCAGGCGCAGAGCAGTCACTTGCCGCTGAAGCTCAACATGGCCGGCGTCATCCCGCCGATCTTCGCCTCCAGTATCATCCTGTTTCCAGGCACACTTGGCCAATGGTTTGGAAGCGATGAAAATCTGCGCTGGATCGCCGAAATCACAGCGACCTTATCGCCAGGGGAGCCGATCTATGTGTTGCTCTATGCAGCAGCGATCATCTTCTTCTGCTTTTTTTACACTGCCCTGGTTTTTAACGCCCGAGAAACCGCCGACAATCTCAAGCGTTCAGGCGCTTTTATCCCTGGTATCCGCCCCGGAGAGCAGACCGCTCGTTACATCGATGGGGTGATGACCCGTCTGACTGCAGCCGGCGCTGTGTATATTACGGCGGTTTGTCTGCTGCCCGAGTTCCTGATCGTGGGTTATAACGTCCCATTCTATTTCGGTGGGACCTCCTTGCTGATCGTGGTCGTGGTCGTGATGGATTTCATGGCTCAGGTGCAGGCGCATCTGATGTCTCATCAATATGAAGGTCTGATGAAAAAGGCCTATCTCAAGGCACCAGGCGGCGGTTTGCTGCGCTGA
- the rpsM gene encoding 30S ribosomal protein S13 codes for MARIAGVNIPEKKHAVIALTAIYGIGRTRAGQICDAAGIARDAKVQNLTEEEIDRLRNEVAKYTVEGDLRREVSMNIKRLMDLGCYRGIRHRRGLPVRGQRTRTNARTRKGPRRPIKR; via the coding sequence ATGGCCCGCATCGCCGGCGTCAACATCCCAGAAAAAAAGCATGCTGTGATCGCCTTGACCGCGATCTATGGTATCGGTCGCACCCGCGCGGGTCAGATCTGTGATGCGGCGGGTATCGCGCGCGATGCCAAGGTGCAGAATCTTACCGAAGAAGAGATCGATCGGCTGCGCAACGAGGTTGCTAAGTATACCGTCGAAGGCGATCTGCGCCGCGAGGTCTCGATGAACATCAAGCGATTGATGGATCTCGGCTGTTATCGCGGAATCCGTCATCGCCGCGGTTTGCCGGTCCGCGGTCAGCGGACACGCACCAATGCCCGGACCCGCAAGGGCCCTCGTCGTCCTATCAAACGCTAA
- the rpmJ gene encoding 50S ribosomal protein L36, translating into MKVRASVKKLCRNCRIIRRHGSVRVICSDPRHKQRQG; encoded by the coding sequence ATGAAGGTGCGTGCATCTGTCAAAAAGCTCTGCCGTAACTGCCGGATCATTCGGCGTCATGGCTCGGTGCGGGTGATCTGTTCTGACCCGCGCCATAAACAACGGCAAGGGTGA